A stretch of the Bradyrhizobium sp. CCBAU 53351 genome encodes the following:
- a CDS encoding acyl-CoA thioesterase → MTDTQIHAPDSSGTGPGGDLCIRTLAMPADTNANGDIFGGWLLSQMDVGGGVFASKVAKSRTVTVAIEAMNFRKAVYVGDLVSVYANIVRVGRTSLTVHLEAWALRRGEEHPFLVTDGNFTYVSIDEHGRPQAVRPADATIAT, encoded by the coding sequence ATGACCGATACGCAAATCCACGCCCCTGACAGCTCAGGCACCGGGCCAGGCGGCGATCTCTGTATCCGCACGCTGGCGATGCCTGCCGACACCAACGCCAATGGCGACATCTTCGGCGGCTGGCTGCTGAGCCAGATGGATGTCGGCGGCGGCGTGTTTGCGTCAAAGGTCGCGAAATCGCGGACCGTGACGGTCGCGATCGAGGCGATGAACTTTCGCAAAGCCGTCTATGTCGGCGATCTCGTGTCGGTCTACGCCAACATCGTGCGCGTGGGCCGCACCTCGCTCACCGTGCATCTGGAAGCGTGGGCGCTGCGTCGCGGGGAGGAGCATCCTTTCCTCGTCACCGACGGCAACTTCACCTACGTCTCGATCGACGAACACGGTCGCCCGCAGGCGGTTCGTCCGGCCGACGCAACCATCGCGACGTAA
- a CDS encoding nuclear transport factor 2 family protein, with protein MINRRDLALSTLAVSALALTAPALAASADEEAVAKKVEAFRLAQIAADPKALGALCWDDLSYSHSSGKVEDKATFIANATDGKSKFLSIEYKDPTIKVVGPAAIVRFHWLGEQEMAADGKKVSTNLHILMNWQKQGDEWKLLSRAATKL; from the coding sequence ATGATCAACCGACGCGACCTTGCTCTTTCGACTCTTGCCGTCTCCGCGCTTGCGCTCACCGCACCGGCGCTCGCCGCCTCGGCAGACGAAGAGGCGGTGGCGAAGAAGGTCGAGGCCTTCCGTCTCGCCCAGATCGCGGCTGACCCGAAGGCGCTCGGCGCGCTGTGCTGGGACGATCTCAGCTACAGCCATTCCAGCGGCAAGGTCGAGGACAAGGCGACGTTCATTGCCAACGCCACCGACGGCAAATCCAAATTCCTGTCGATCGAGTACAAGGATCCGACCATCAAGGTCGTCGGCCCCGCCGCGATCGTGCGCTTCCACTGGCTGGGCGAGCAGGAGATGGCGGCCGACGGAAAGAAGGTATCCACCAATCTTCACATCCTGATGAACTGGCAGAAGCAAGGCGACGAGTGGAAGCTGCTGTCGCGAGCTGCAACGAAGTTGTGA
- a CDS encoding HAD family phosphatase has translation MIEAIGRALLFDIDGTLANTDPLHLEAFNQVLGPRGHVFDHARFSRELQGFANVSIGDRFLPDETPERRAAILAEKEAIFRDLVAGQIEPLPGLMALLDRADAAGVPMVAVTNAPRLNAELLLSGLGITARFKAIVIGDELPHGKPHPLPYQEGLRFVGASAAASVAFEDSRSGVQSAAAAGIPTIGIRTSLSHADLVGAGAIASASAFDDPDLLVRLAAAMAW, from the coding sequence ATGATCGAAGCAATCGGCAGGGCATTGTTGTTCGACATCGACGGCACGCTCGCCAACACCGACCCGCTGCATCTCGAGGCCTTCAACCAGGTGCTCGGGCCCCGCGGCCATGTGTTCGACCACGCGCGCTTCTCCAGGGAGCTGCAAGGCTTCGCCAACGTATCGATCGGCGACCGCTTTCTGCCCGACGAAACGCCGGAGCGGCGCGCCGCGATCCTCGCCGAGAAGGAAGCGATCTTCCGTGACCTCGTGGCAGGGCAGATCGAACCGTTGCCGGGGCTGATGGCATTGCTCGACCGCGCAGACGCGGCCGGCGTTCCCATGGTTGCCGTGACCAATGCGCCGCGTCTCAACGCCGAGCTGCTGCTGTCGGGCCTCGGCATCACCGCGCGGTTCAAGGCGATCGTGATCGGCGACGAGCTGCCGCACGGCAAGCCGCATCCGCTGCCCTATCAGGAGGGGTTGCGCTTCGTCGGAGCCAGTGCGGCGGCTTCGGTTGCGTTCGAGGATTCCCGCTCCGGCGTGCAATCGGCCGCCGCCGCCGGCATTCCGACGATCGGAATCCGGACCAGCCTCAGCCACGCCGACCTTGTCGGTGCCGGCGCAATTGCCTCTGCGAGCGCGTTCGACGATCCGGACCTGCTCGTGCGCCTTGCCGCCGCGATGGCATGGTGA
- a CDS encoding DeoR/GlpR family DNA-binding transcription regulator, whose amino-acid sequence MTGLTHRQAEILNIARASGRVMVEELARRFEVSAQTIRKDLNDLCERRSLTRIHGGAIIASGVENLAYEARRFVAADEKKAIGAAAASLIPNGCSLFINIGTTTEEVASALTSHEDLLVITNNLNVAMLLYRHPRIEVVVAGGTVRRADGAVVGSTATQLIGQFKVDYAIIGASAIDEEGALLDFDYREVQVAQAIIANARSVMLVADSTKLRRSAPVRIAHITQIQTFVTDQELPERLATICHSKGIEVMAAMPKGADIDDAPADSQDAAPEAAPVVRLR is encoded by the coding sequence GTGACCGGACTGACCCATCGCCAAGCCGAAATCCTCAACATCGCGCGCGCCTCGGGCCGCGTCATGGTCGAGGAGCTCGCGCGCCGCTTCGAGGTCTCGGCGCAGACCATCCGAAAAGATCTCAACGACCTCTGCGAGCGGCGCTCGCTGACCCGCATCCATGGCGGCGCCATCATCGCCTCCGGCGTCGAGAACCTCGCCTATGAGGCGCGCCGCTTCGTCGCCGCCGACGAGAAGAAGGCGATCGGAGCTGCCGCCGCATCCCTGATCCCGAACGGGTGCTCGCTCTTCATCAATATCGGCACCACGACGGAGGAGGTCGCGAGCGCGCTCACCTCGCATGAGGATCTCCTCGTCATCACCAACAATCTCAACGTCGCGATGCTGCTCTACCGCCACCCCCGCATCGAGGTCGTGGTTGCCGGCGGCACGGTGCGGCGCGCCGACGGCGCCGTGGTCGGCTCGACCGCGACGCAGCTGATCGGCCAGTTCAAGGTCGACTACGCCATCATCGGCGCATCCGCGATCGACGAGGAGGGCGCGCTGCTCGACTTCGACTATCGCGAGGTGCAGGTCGCACAGGCCATCATCGCCAACGCCCGCAGCGTCATGCTGGTCGCCGATTCCACCAAGCTGCGTCGCAGCGCGCCGGTGCGCATCGCCCACATCACGCAGATCCAGACCTTCGTCACCGACCAGGAGCTTCCCGAGCGCCTCGCCACCATCTGCCACAGCAAGGGCATCGAGGTGATGGCGGCGATGCCGAAGGGCGCGGATATCGACGATGCGCCGGCAGATAGCCAGGATGCCGCACCGGAGGCCGCGCCGGTGGTGCGTCTGCGATAA
- a CDS encoding type II toxin-antitoxin system VapC family toxin: protein MFLLDTNVISELRRPDKADRNVLAWANAVPAAHFFMSAISILEIELGARLIERKDAVQGAILRAWIDDYVLARFEERILAIDTAVAQCCAQLHVPNPWAERDALIAATALVHGLTVVTRNVADFEPTGVALHNPWGDA from the coding sequence ATGTTTCTGCTGGACACCAATGTCATTTCCGAACTGAGGCGGCCGGACAAGGCTGATCGCAACGTTCTCGCCTGGGCCAATGCAGTGCCCGCGGCACATTTCTTCATGTCCGCCATCTCGATTCTTGAAATTGAACTCGGGGCGCGACTGATCGAGCGGAAAGACGCAGTTCAAGGTGCTATCCTGCGAGCCTGGATCGACGATTACGTCCTGGCCCGCTTCGAAGAGCGGATTCTGGCCATCGATACGGCGGTCGCGCAGTGCTGCGCGCAACTTCACGTTCCCAATCCTTGGGCTGAACGCGATGCCCTGATTGCAGCGACCGCGCTTGTTCACGGCTTGACCGTCGTGACGCGCAATGTCGCGGATTTCGAACCCACTGGCGTGGCGCTGCACAATCCGTGGGGCGACGCCTAG
- a CDS encoding type II toxin-antitoxin system prevent-host-death family antitoxin, translating into MVTTLTSREFNQDTGGAKKAAWQGPVFITDRGRPAHVLLTIEDYLRLSGGHMSLAEALAQGNADFDFDPPRIEGGISRPADLD; encoded by the coding sequence ATGGTGACGACTCTGACCAGCCGAGAATTCAACCAGGATACCGGCGGAGCCAAGAAGGCTGCCTGGCAGGGCCCGGTCTTCATTACGGATCGCGGCCGCCCGGCCCATGTCCTGCTAACCATCGAAGACTATCTGCGCCTGAGCGGCGGGCATATGAGCCTCGCCGAAGCTCTGGCTCAGGGGAACGCGGACTTCGATTTCGATCCGCCTCGCATCGAGGGCGGCATCTCCAGGCCCGCCGATCTCGACTGA
- the glpD gene encoding glycerol-3-phosphate dehydrogenase produces MERIFDLAIIGGGVNGCGIARDAVGRGNTVFLCEMNDLASGTSSWSTKLVHGGLRYLEYYEFRLVREALIEREILWGIAPHIIRPLRFVLPHHAGLRPAWLLRLGLFLYDHIGGRHLLPATRSVDLGRDEVGKPLIPNRYTRAFEYSDCFVDDARLVVLNARDAADKGAEIRTRTRATEIRQADGLWTVGMVNTLTGERSQIQAKALVNAGGPWVEDVLGRGAGVNAKAKVRLVQGSHIVVRKLYDHDRAYMFQNADGRIIFVIPYQDDFTLIGTTDRDYDGDPAKVKATPEEIQYLCTAASEYLAKPVTPDDVVWTYSGVRPLYDDGASEAKAATRDYVFELDTPGGAPLLSIYGGKITTYRRLAEEALERLAPYLRSAKAREGWTGKWPLPGGDMNVSDIDGLIAELQRGYPFLSHEHARRLARAYGTRAAKLLGDAKAAADLGQSFGATLTEREVRYLIAHEWAVTAEDVVWRRSKLGLRLSADEIAVLDDWIRSHAVSQSPLLEAGGRS; encoded by the coding sequence TTGGAGCGTATCTTCGACCTCGCCATCATCGGAGGCGGTGTTAATGGCTGCGGCATCGCGCGGGACGCGGTGGGTCGCGGTAACACTGTCTTCCTGTGCGAAATGAACGATCTGGCGAGCGGGACGTCGTCCTGGTCGACCAAGCTGGTGCATGGCGGCCTGCGCTATCTCGAATATTACGAGTTTCGCCTGGTCCGCGAGGCGCTGATCGAGCGCGAGATCCTCTGGGGCATCGCGCCCCACATCATCCGCCCCTTGCGTTTCGTTTTGCCGCATCACGCTGGCTTACGCCCGGCCTGGCTGCTGCGCCTCGGCCTCTTCCTCTATGATCACATTGGCGGCCGGCATCTGCTGCCCGCGACCCGCTCGGTTGATCTCGGGCGTGACGAGGTCGGCAAGCCGCTGATCCCGAACCGCTACACCCGCGCCTTCGAATATTCGGATTGCTTCGTCGACGATGCCCGCCTCGTCGTGCTCAACGCACGCGATGCCGCCGACAAGGGCGCCGAGATCCGTACCCGCACCCGCGCCACCGAGATCCGCCAGGCCGATGGCCTCTGGACCGTAGGCATGGTCAACACGCTGACCGGCGAGCGCTCGCAGATCCAGGCGAAGGCGCTGGTCAATGCTGGCGGCCCCTGGGTCGAGGACGTGCTCGGCCGCGGCGCGGGCGTCAACGCCAAGGCCAAGGTGCGGCTGGTGCAGGGCTCGCACATCGTGGTCCGAAAGCTCTACGACCACGACCGTGCCTACATGTTCCAGAATGCCGACGGGCGCATCATCTTCGTGATCCCGTATCAAGATGATTTCACGCTGATCGGCACCACGGACCGCGACTATGACGGCGATCCCGCCAAGGTGAAGGCGACGCCCGAGGAGATCCAGTATCTCTGCACGGCGGCGAGCGAATATCTGGCCAAGCCGGTGACGCCGGACGATGTGGTCTGGACCTATTCGGGCGTGCGACCGCTCTATGATGACGGTGCCAGCGAGGCCAAGGCTGCGACGCGCGACTACGTGTTCGAGCTCGACACGCCCGGCGGGGCGCCACTGCTGTCGATCTATGGCGGCAAGATCACGACCTATCGCCGCCTCGCCGAGGAGGCGCTGGAGCGGCTCGCGCCTTACTTGCGCAGCGCGAAGGCGCGCGAGGGCTGGACCGGCAAATGGCCGCTGCCCGGCGGCGACATGAACGTGTCCGACATCGACGGCCTGATCGCCGAACTTCAGCGGGGCTATCCTTTCCTCAGCCATGAGCATGCGCGGCGTCTCGCCCGCGCCTATGGCACAAGGGCCGCCAAGCTGCTCGGGGATGCCAAGGCAGCCGCCGATCTCGGCCAGTCCTTTGGTGCGACGCTCACCGAGCGCGAGGTCCGCTATCTCATCGCCCATGAATGGGCCGTGACCGCCGAGGACGTGGTCTGGCGCCGTTCCAAGCTTGGCCTGCGACTATCTGCCGACGAGATCGCCGTGCTCGACGACTGGATCAGGAGCCACGCGGTGTCGCAAAGTCCCCTGCTGGAAGCGGGAGGACGCTCATGA
- a CDS encoding ABC transporter ATP-binding protein: MTVTLDHVTRTVEGVEHIRDVSLTLESGTLNVLLGPTLSGKTSIMRLLAGLDKPSSGKVVVNGKDVTGADVRQRSVAMVYQQFINYPSLTVYENIASPLRVQGKPRDEIEARVAEAAKLLRLEPFLKRTPLQLSGGQQQRTAIARALVKGADLVLLDEPLANLDYKLREELRAELPRIFEASGAIFVYATTEPTEALLLGGNTVCMWEGQALQMGETANVYRRPQTLRVAQVFSDPPLNLVGIEKKNGSVQYAGGTASPASGLYSSLADGAYRVGFRAHQLALANGEADRHAFHATVTVTEITGSESFVHLTRDGSNWVAVLHGVHEFEPGQTLDAVLDPNDLFVFDAADRLVAAPGS, translated from the coding sequence ATGACCGTGACACTCGACCACGTGACCCGGACCGTCGAGGGTGTCGAGCACATCCGCGACGTCTCGCTGACGCTCGAGAGCGGCACGTTGAACGTGCTGCTCGGGCCGACGCTGTCGGGCAAGACCTCGATCATGCGGCTGCTCGCCGGCCTCGACAAGCCGTCCAGTGGCAAGGTGGTGGTGAATGGCAAGGACGTCACCGGCGCCGACGTGCGCCAGCGTTCGGTCGCCATGGTCTACCAGCAGTTCATCAACTACCCCTCGCTCACGGTTTACGAGAACATCGCGTCGCCCCTGCGCGTGCAGGGCAAGCCGCGCGACGAGATCGAGGCGCGGGTGGCGGAGGCCGCAAAGCTGCTGCGGCTCGAGCCGTTCCTGAAGCGCACCCCGCTGCAACTTTCCGGCGGCCAGCAGCAGCGCACCGCGATCGCGCGCGCGCTCGTCAAGGGCGCCGACCTCGTGCTGCTCGACGAGCCGCTCGCCAATCTCGACTACAAGCTTCGCGAGGAACTGCGCGCCGAGCTGCCGCGGATCTTCGAGGCCTCGGGCGCGATCTTCGTCTATGCCACCACCGAGCCGACCGAGGCGCTGCTGCTCGGCGGCAACACGGTCTGCATGTGGGAGGGACAGGCGCTGCAGATGGGCGAGACCGCCAACGTCTATCGCCGGCCGCAGACGCTGCGGGTCGCCCAGGTGTTTTCCGACCCGCCGCTCAACCTGGTCGGCATCGAGAAGAAGAACGGCTCCGTGCAATATGCCGGCGGTACGGCATCGCCCGCCTCCGGTCTCTATTCGAGCCTTGCCGACGGCGCCTATCGCGTCGGCTTCCGAGCGCATCAGCTTGCGCTCGCCAATGGCGAGGCCGATCGTCACGCCTTCCACGCCACTGTTACGGTGACCGAGATCACCGGTTCGGAGAGTTTCGTGCATCTGACCCGCGACGGATCGAACTGGGTGGCGGTGCTGCACGGCGTGCACGAGTTCGAGCCCGGCCAGACGCTCGATGCCGTGCTAGATCCCAACGACCTCTTTGTGTTCGACGCGGCTGACCGCCTGGTCGCCGCGCCGGGCTCCTAA
- a CDS encoding ABC transporter ATP-binding protein: MARIDLVDLAHSYGGNDAPQESFALKPVTMTWRQGGAYALLGPSGCGKTTLLNVISGIITPSRGKILFDGKDITPLSTQKRNIAQVFQFPVIYDTMTVGQNLAFPLKNRGVPQADIDRRVAEIGRLLDLEPYLNRKATRLTADAKQKISLGRGLVRNDVAAVLFDEPLTVIDPELKWQLRSKLKALHRELDLTMIYVTHDQTEALTFADTVVVMHDGRVVQSGTPAELFDKPAHTFVGYFIGSPGMNILPAEVRGREAIVGGHVIALDRAYDNLPAGAKIEIGVRPEFVEVVAPAPGLLTAKIERLDDLGRIRFARARFGDAKLAARAPAGFTSPDGMAGLKFDPSHVHVYADSLLVEGAA; encoded by the coding sequence ATGGCCCGCATTGACCTCGTCGATCTCGCGCATTCCTACGGCGGCAATGATGCGCCGCAGGAAAGCTTTGCGCTGAAGCCTGTGACCATGACCTGGCGGCAGGGCGGCGCCTATGCGCTGCTGGGCCCCTCCGGCTGCGGCAAGACCACACTGCTCAACGTCATCTCCGGCATCATCACGCCGTCGCGCGGGAAAATCCTGTTCGACGGCAAGGACATCACGCCGCTGTCAACCCAGAAGCGCAACATCGCCCAGGTGTTCCAGTTTCCGGTGATCTACGACACCATGACGGTCGGACAGAATTTGGCGTTCCCGCTGAAGAACCGCGGCGTGCCGCAGGCGGATATCGACCGGCGCGTCGCCGAGATCGGCCGTCTGCTCGACCTCGAACCCTACCTCAACCGCAAGGCGACGCGTCTCACGGCGGATGCCAAGCAGAAGATCTCGCTCGGCCGGGGCCTCGTGCGCAACGACGTCGCCGCGGTGCTGTTCGACGAGCCGCTGACGGTGATCGATCCCGAGCTGAAATGGCAGCTCCGCTCGAAGCTGAAGGCGCTGCATCGCGAGCTCGACCTCACGATGATCTACGTCACCCACGACCAGACCGAGGCGCTGACCTTCGCCGACACCGTCGTCGTCATGCATGACGGCCGCGTCGTGCAGAGCGGCACCCCGGCCGAGCTGTTCGACAAGCCGGCGCACACCTTCGTCGGCTATTTCATCGGCTCGCCCGGCATGAACATCCTGCCGGCGGAGGTGAGGGGACGCGAGGCCATCGTCGGCGGCCACGTCATCGCGCTCGACCGTGCTTACGACAATCTGCCTGCCGGCGCCAAGATCGAGATCGGCGTCCGCCCCGAATTCGTCGAGGTCGTCGCGCCCGCGCCGGGCCTGCTCACGGCGAAGATCGAGCGCCTCGACGATCTCGGCCGCATCCGTTTCGCGCGCGCGCGCTTCGGCGATGCCAAGCTCGCGGCGCGTGCGCCGGCGGGCTTTACCAGTCCGGACGGCATGGCCGGACTGAAATTCGATCCGTCGCACGTCCACGTCTATGCCGACAGCCTTCTGGTGGAGGGAGCCGCCTGA
- a CDS encoding carbohydrate ABC transporter permease has product MDKTVNQKAWFLVLPVFLVVAFSAVLPLMTVVNYSMQDTFGNNQFFWNGVGWFKELLDPSTDLGGRFLASLGRNLFFSMVILAIEVPLGIVVALSMPRQGWTVAACLVILALPLLIPWNVVGTIWQIFGRPDIGLLGYVLNAAGIDYNYVSNDIDAWVTVIVMDVWHWTSLVALLCYAGLKSIPEAYYQAAQIDGASRWAVFKAIQLPKMNRVLLIAVLLRFMDSFMIYTEPFVVTGGGPGNSTTFVSIELVKIALGQFDLGKAAALSLVYNLIILIVCWIFYTVMTNAGAERKPQEGAA; this is encoded by the coding sequence ATGGACAAGACCGTCAACCAAAAAGCCTGGTTCCTGGTGCTGCCGGTGTTCCTGGTCGTCGCCTTCTCGGCGGTGCTGCCGCTGATGACGGTGGTGAACTATTCGATGCAGGACACCTTCGGCAACAACCAGTTCTTCTGGAACGGCGTCGGCTGGTTCAAGGAATTGCTCGATCCCTCGACCGATCTGGGCGGCCGCTTCCTCGCCTCGCTCGGCCGTAACCTGTTCTTCTCGATGGTGATCCTCGCCATCGAGGTGCCGCTCGGCATCGTCGTCGCTTTGTCGATGCCGCGCCAGGGCTGGACGGTGGCGGCCTGCCTCGTCATCCTCGCGCTGCCGCTGCTGATTCCGTGGAACGTTGTCGGCACGATCTGGCAGATCTTTGGCCGTCCCGACATCGGCCTGCTCGGCTATGTGCTGAATGCCGCGGGCATCGACTACAATTACGTCTCCAACGACATCGACGCCTGGGTCACCGTCATCGTGATGGACGTCTGGCACTGGACCAGCCTCGTCGCGCTGCTGTGCTATGCCGGCCTGAAGTCGATCCCGGAAGCCTATTACCAGGCCGCCCAGATCGACGGCGCCTCGCGCTGGGCCGTGTTCAAGGCGATCCAGCTGCCGAAGATGAACCGCGTGCTGCTGATCGCGGTGCTGCTGCGCTTCATGGACAGCTTCATGATCTACACCGAGCCGTTCGTCGTCACCGGCGGCGGCCCCGGGAATTCCACCACCTTCGTGTCGATCGAGCTCGTCAAGATCGCGCTCGGCCAGTTCGACCTCGGCAAGGCCGCGGCGCTGTCGCTGGTCTACAACCTGATCATCCTGATCGTCTGCTGGATCTTCTACACCGTCATGACCAATGCGGGCGCCGAGCGGAAGCCCCAGGAAGGAGCCGCGTGA
- a CDS encoding carbohydrate ABC transporter permease, whose product MHSIPGRRLIMGLFLIFLLLPIYWLVNMSFKTNAEIVSTMTLWPHTPTLQHYKRIFTDESWYSGYINSLEYVVLNTIISISVALPAAYAFSRYRFLGDKHLFFWLLSNRMAPAAVYALPFFNLYSAIGLFDTPWAVALAHCIFNVPLAVWILEGFVSGVPREIDETAFLDGYSFPRFFIKILVPLIASGIGVAAFFCFMFSWVELLLARTLTSVSAKPIAAIMTRTVSASGMDWGLLAAAGVLTIIPGALVIWFVRNYIASGFALGRV is encoded by the coding sequence ATGCACTCGATTCCCGGCCGCCGCCTCATCATGGGGCTGTTCCTGATCTTCCTGCTGCTGCCGATCTACTGGCTCGTCAACATGAGCTTCAAGACCAACGCCGAGATCGTCTCGACGATGACGCTGTGGCCGCACACGCCGACGCTGCAGCACTACAAGCGCATCTTCACCGACGAGAGCTGGTATTCCGGCTACATCAACTCGCTGGAATACGTCGTCCTCAATACCATCATCTCGATCTCGGTGGCGCTGCCGGCGGCCTATGCGTTCTCGCGCTACCGCTTCCTCGGCGACAAGCACCTGTTCTTCTGGCTGCTGTCGAACCGCATGGCGCCGGCCGCGGTCTATGCGCTGCCGTTCTTCAACCTCTATTCGGCGATCGGCCTGTTCGATACGCCCTGGGCCGTTGCGCTCGCGCACTGCATCTTCAACGTGCCGCTGGCGGTGTGGATCCTCGAAGGCTTCGTGTCCGGCGTGCCGCGCGAGATCGATGAAACGGCATTCCTGGACGGCTATTCCTTCCCGCGCTTCTTCATCAAGATCCTGGTGCCGCTGATCGCGAGCGGCATCGGCGTCGCCGCCTTCTTCTGCTTCATGTTCTCCTGGGTCGAGCTGCTGCTCGCGCGCACGCTGACCTCGGTCTCGGCCAAGCCGATCGCCGCGATCATGACGCGCACGGTGTCGGCGTCGGGCATGGATTGGGGCCTGTTGGCCGCCGCCGGCGTGCTCACCATCATCCCGGGCGCGCTCGTGATCTGGTTCGTCCGCAATTACATCGCGAGCGGTTTCGCGCTCGGTCGGGTCTAG
- a CDS encoding DUF2160 domain-containing protein translates to METIAWMAWTPPTAIFFAALACTLAVMTWLAAVYPEAERVGVLRIPTTRGDRLFISLISAAVIHLLWIGFFGTDAIATLPIGEDGVEISRLWLASGISLVTAVLIFRTV, encoded by the coding sequence ATGGAAACCATCGCATGGATGGCCTGGACGCCGCCGACGGCGATCTTCTTCGCCGCGCTCGCCTGCACGCTCGCCGTGATGACGTGGCTTGCGGCGGTCTATCCCGAGGCCGAGCGCGTCGGTGTGCTGCGCATCCCGACCACGCGCGGCGATCGCCTGTTCATCTCGCTGATCTCGGCGGCCGTTATCCACCTTCTCTGGATCGGCTTCTTCGGCACCGATGCGATCGCAACGCTGCCGATCGGCGAGGACGGCGTCGAGATCTCGCGCCTGTGGCTCGCAAGTGGAATTTCGCTGGTGACGGCCGTGCTCATATTCCGCACGGTCTGA